From the Polyangiaceae bacterium genome, one window contains:
- a CDS encoding FAD-dependent oxidoreductase, producing MSKHYDVIVIGGGPAGLTAGIYLGRAKLRTLIVDSGSLGGQMILTYAVANYPGLAEASGRDIALTMRSQAERFGCDLLSNVEITEMDLTGSEKRVEIEDEGTFTARAVIVATGGIPRKLGLESEERLKGRGISYCATCDGDFFTGQHVVAIGGGNTAMEEAVALTRYAASVTIVHEFDHFQAQPFAVEEAKKNPKIRFVMNQQVNEFVGQESLEKVVVQHKETGEVTELPASGCFVFIGYQPNTDMFRGQLALNERSEILADVDMRTNVPGVFAAGDSRAKRYRQITTAVGDGTTAALSAIEFLRSDGQLPVTGADTAR from the coding sequence ATGTCCAAGCACTACGACGTCATCGTGATCGGTGGCGGTCCGGCGGGTCTCACGGCCGGGATCTATCTCGGCCGCGCGAAGCTACGCACGCTGATCGTGGACAGTGGATCGCTCGGCGGTCAGATGATTCTGACCTACGCCGTCGCCAACTATCCGGGGCTCGCCGAGGCCTCGGGGCGCGACATCGCCCTGACCATGCGCAGTCAGGCCGAGCGGTTTGGCTGCGATCTGCTGTCCAACGTGGAGATCACCGAGATGGATCTCACCGGCAGCGAAAAGCGAGTCGAGATCGAGGACGAAGGCACGTTCACGGCTCGCGCCGTCATCGTCGCCACTGGTGGCATTCCACGAAAGCTGGGATTGGAGTCCGAGGAGCGGCTCAAGGGTCGGGGCATCTCTTACTGTGCGACCTGCGACGGAGACTTCTTCACCGGACAGCACGTGGTGGCCATCGGCGGCGGCAACACCGCCATGGAAGAGGCTGTGGCGCTGACCCGCTATGCGGCATCGGTCACCATCGTGCACGAGTTCGACCACTTCCAAGCGCAACCCTTTGCTGTCGAGGAGGCCAAGAAGAACCCCAAGATCCGCTTCGTGATGAACCAGCAAGTGAATGAGTTCGTCGGTCAAGAGAGCCTCGAGAAGGTCGTCGTGCAGCACAAGGAAACAGGCGAGGTGACCGAGTTGCCTGCCTCGGGCTGCTTCGTGTTCATCGGCTACCAGCCGAACACCGACATGTTCCGCGGGCAGCTGGCACTCAACGAGCGCAGCGAGATCCTGGCCGACGTGGACATGCGCACGAACGTTCCTGGAGTCTTCGCCGCCGGGGACTCGCGAGCGAAGCGCTATCGACAGATCACGACGGCGGTCGGCGACGGCACGACGGCAGCGCTCAGCGCCATCGAGTTCCTGCGCTCCGACGGACAACTTCCCGTCACGGGCGCCGACACCGCTCGCTAG
- a CDS encoding glycosyl hydrolase family 28-related protein codes for MIRSYDSHEGSAGTWFRSVALSALLVLAAGCGGDDTAGGGSGASSGSGGSGGSSGSGGSSASGGSSGSGGIDVSAIIPDERLPLPGTWESAGAEGGIPERSTICADVTAAPYNADASGASSAVGAIQQAIDDCPDGQVVMVPAGKYLIDDTLVIKSPVSLRGAGAQTEFQVSSSLAVRMGSLGPWPPPKANTDYSMAVSGGATRGSTTVNVTDTADIEVGNMVTLSEEDDPELVWAKSGFVGRLRASLHTVEAKTPTSVTVRPPVPIDFARSPELAYFPGVTRDAGVEGIKFTGNGSEPGSFIQIENAWNVWVTGCEFSNMPSKTIVVTWSGHVEIRKNYLHDQSNGGPNSEGIDLLTDVSWSLVVDNVAVAGGFPAIVLGDGGAGENYAGGFGNVIAYNYCVDSFYTDPPTSPNHGIMAADISTNHSPHQMYTLVEGNVMGKFGSDAYHGSGSHTVLLRNQIKGSNAWANAKDRIAVSIDRRNLYYSLVGNVVGEVGKPADHEFLTQSVSSDLDEGTLFRLGFPDGGNQGFTGSFPPDELTHGDGGSRDLYVDRNDTTYGTTLIEGNWSSVKNAQDWTITPATIPPSLFLTAKPGWFGSLSWPPVDPENPVTDPTVIPAGYRQVKGSEP; via the coding sequence ATGATCCGCAGCTACGATTCGCACGAGGGTTCCGCCGGTACATGGTTCAGGTCAGTCGCGCTCTCGGCGCTGCTCGTCCTGGCCGCGGGGTGCGGGGGCGATGACACTGCGGGAGGCGGCAGCGGCGCCTCGAGCGGCAGCGGCGGAAGTGGCGGCAGCAGTGGCAGCGGCGGGAGTAGCGCTAGTGGAGGAAGCAGCGGCAGCGGCGGCATCGACGTGAGCGCGATCATTCCCGACGAGCGCTTGCCTCTGCCAGGGACATGGGAGTCAGCCGGTGCGGAAGGTGGCATTCCCGAGCGCAGCACGATCTGCGCCGACGTGACGGCCGCTCCCTACAATGCGGATGCTTCGGGAGCGAGCAGCGCCGTCGGCGCCATTCAGCAGGCGATCGACGATTGCCCCGATGGACAAGTCGTGATGGTCCCCGCGGGCAAGTACTTGATTGACGACACGCTCGTCATCAAGTCTCCCGTCTCCCTGCGTGGGGCGGGCGCGCAGACGGAGTTTCAGGTGAGTTCCTCGCTCGCAGTGCGCATGGGCTCGCTGGGTCCGTGGCCACCACCGAAGGCGAACACGGACTACAGCATGGCCGTCAGCGGCGGTGCGACCCGCGGCAGCACCACGGTGAACGTGACGGACACCGCTGACATCGAGGTCGGCAACATGGTCACCCTCAGTGAAGAGGACGATCCGGAGTTGGTGTGGGCCAAGAGCGGATTCGTGGGGCGACTGCGCGCGTCGCTGCATACGGTCGAAGCCAAGACGCCTACGTCAGTGACGGTGCGTCCGCCGGTCCCCATCGATTTCGCGCGGTCGCCGGAGTTGGCCTACTTCCCGGGAGTGACGCGGGATGCGGGCGTCGAAGGCATCAAGTTCACCGGCAACGGCAGCGAACCGGGCAGCTTCATTCAGATCGAGAATGCCTGGAACGTGTGGGTGACGGGCTGCGAGTTCAGCAACATGCCGTCGAAGACCATCGTGGTCACCTGGTCTGGCCACGTCGAGATCCGCAAGAACTACCTCCATGACCAGAGTAACGGCGGACCGAACTCCGAGGGCATCGATCTGCTGACCGACGTGAGTTGGAGTCTGGTGGTCGACAACGTCGCCGTCGCCGGCGGTTTTCCTGCCATCGTGCTAGGCGACGGCGGCGCGGGCGAGAACTACGCCGGCGGCTTCGGCAACGTCATCGCCTACAACTACTGCGTCGACTCCTTCTACACGGACCCGCCGACGTCCCCCAATCACGGCATCATGGCGGCGGACATCAGCACGAACCACAGCCCGCACCAGATGTACACCTTGGTCGAAGGCAACGTGATGGGGAAGTTCGGTTCCGACGCTTACCACGGCAGTGGATCCCACACCGTGCTGCTGCGCAACCAGATCAAGGGCAGTAACGCTTGGGCCAACGCCAAGGATCGCATCGCCGTGTCCATCGATCGCCGCAACCTGTACTACTCCCTTGTGGGCAACGTGGTCGGTGAGGTCGGCAAACCAGCGGACCACGAGTTCTTGACCCAGAGTGTGTCGTCGGATCTCGACGAGGGCACCTTGTTCCGCTTGGGTTTTCCGGACGGTGGCAATCAAGGCTTCACCGGCAGTTTTCCGCCCGACGAGTTGACTCACGGCGACGGGGGCTCGCGGGATCTGTACGTGGATCGAAACGACACGACCTACGGCACGACGCTGATCGAGGGCAATTGGTCGTCGGTGAAGAACGCCCAGGACTGGACGATCACGCCGGCAACCATTCCGCCCAGCCTGTTCCTGACCGCGAAGCCCGGTTGGTTCGGCTCGCTGTCGTGGCCTCCCGTGGATCCCGAGAATCCCGTCACCGATCCCACGGTGATCCCCGCTGGCTACCGCCAGGTGAAGGGCTCGGAACCCTAG
- a CDS encoding lysophospholipid acyltransferase family protein, translating into MSRWVRRLVTFSAYATCASFLLVAFPALLLGALVLDVVRPRRFVLTRTLAFFLIYFWAELLGLIGAGAVWLLHAASGFRAQDSFIARNYALQRAWSQALFTAAVRIFSIEVAVTGSWQGTDRSPFLLLVRHASVADTLLPAVLVANRERIRLRYVLKSELVWDPCLDVVGNRLPNAFVHRQGDARDIERVRALAADLSEGEGLMIFPEGTRFTPAKRRRLLESLEQKGETDVLRRARRLTHTLPPRLGGVTTLLEAAPGLDVVVCAHHGFDAVRSMADLLNGRLVGVKVSVSFWRIPATEIPSDDSARIEWLFAQWERVNDLVAGWEVPGKQGRG; encoded by the coding sequence GTGAGCAGGTGGGTCCGCCGGCTGGTTACGTTCAGCGCGTACGCGACGTGCGCGTCGTTTCTGCTTGTCGCCTTTCCAGCGTTGCTGCTCGGCGCGCTGGTCCTGGATGTAGTGCGGCCGCGCCGCTTCGTGCTCACTCGCACGCTGGCATTCTTCCTCATCTACTTCTGGGCGGAGCTACTCGGCTTGATCGGGGCCGGCGCCGTCTGGCTACTACATGCAGCGAGCGGTTTTCGCGCTCAGGACTCCTTCATCGCGCGGAACTACGCCTTGCAGCGCGCGTGGTCGCAGGCGTTGTTCACTGCCGCCGTGCGCATCTTTTCCATCGAGGTGGCCGTCACTGGAAGCTGGCAAGGAACTGACCGTAGCCCTTTCCTCCTCTTGGTGCGTCACGCCAGTGTGGCGGACACGCTCCTGCCCGCGGTTCTGGTGGCGAACCGCGAGCGCATCCGGCTGCGCTACGTGCTCAAGAGCGAGTTGGTGTGGGACCCGTGCCTCGACGTGGTGGGCAACCGATTGCCCAACGCCTTCGTGCATCGACAGGGGGATGCACGCGACATCGAACGAGTTCGTGCGCTTGCGGCCGACTTGAGCGAGGGAGAAGGATTGATGATCTTTCCCGAAGGCACGCGATTCACCCCCGCGAAGCGGCGAAGGCTGCTCGAATCCCTGGAACAGAAAGGCGAGACCGACGTGCTGCGGCGTGCACGAAGGTTGACTCACACCCTTCCGCCGCGCCTCGGCGGCGTGACGACTCTCTTGGAAGCGGCCCCGGGGTTGGACGTGGTCGTTTGCGCCCACCACGGCTTCGACGCCGTCCGCAGCATGGCGGATCTGCTCAACGGCCGCCTCGTCGGCGTGAAGGTAAGCGTCTCTTTCTGGCGCATCCCCGCCACCGAAATCCCCAGCGACGACTCCGCCCGCATCGAGTGGCTCTTTGCCCAGTGGGAGCGAGTGAACGACCTCGTGGCGGGCTGGGAAGTACCGGGGAAGCAAGGCCGAGGCTGA
- a CDS encoding thioredoxin family protein, translating into MLNTNLKHVLSEQDFQELLQKNENVMVCCGRMGPMCIPVYDVMEKLESRYPHVQFRDMEFDGPAGHLIRNLPECRTFTGLPFTVYFKRGKVVAATGSIQNKKQVTEILDREFVAPVSAHP; encoded by the coding sequence ATGCTCAACACGAACTTGAAGCACGTCCTTTCGGAGCAGGATTTCCAGGAGCTTCTGCAGAAGAACGAGAACGTCATGGTCTGCTGCGGGCGCATGGGCCCCATGTGCATTCCCGTGTACGACGTGATGGAGAAGCTGGAGTCGCGCTATCCCCACGTGCAGTTCCGCGACATGGAGTTCGATGGCCCGGCGGGCCACCTGATCCGCAATCTGCCGGAATGCCGCACCTTCACTGGCCTGCCGTTCACCGTCTATTTCAAGCGGGGCAAAGTGGTGGCCGCGACGGGGAGCATCCAGAACAAGAAGCAAGTCACCGAGATCCTCGACCGCGAGTTTGTGGCGCCCGTCTCGGCCCATCCGTGA
- a CDS encoding alpha-amylase family glycosyl hydrolase: protein MKGALSGLGRALIRAAALLSCSAAVACGAEDEGSSTPSFPEKDWSAEADALLEGPDWYRHGVFYEVYVRSFQDSDGDGIGDLKGLTSRLDQLKGLGVDAIWLMPIMPTAFKDSGYDVSDYQAINSDYGTLDDFKELLTAAHDRKMRVIMDLVLNHTSDQHAWFQESRSSKTNPKADWYVWSDTPSAPDNGCGTANPVFGDSAWSFDATRGQYFFHRFYPEQPDLNYESPEVVQGTLDIAKFWLKLGVDGFRCDVIGLLYESKDACDLIPKTQDYVRKLRQLVDQYPGRVLAAEPSNLTDATAYFGDGQDMFHLAFHFGYGYFWGIPFQTQSADSINGTFEQSLAQFPAGAQDALVIGSHDVPRAAESSQGDDTRQLRAALIQLTAKGTPFIYYGEELALRSGSEKVVDLRDLARSPMLWDASAGHGFSTGTPWLAYGAQADTYNWESEDAAPGSMLANYRALLELRRGRAVWGTGEMELLETGSSAVFALRREDDFMSYVSAVNMTEEPQRVDVTTNPPTRAARVFGSGKLTPTSTGLRLDLPEKAAAIFRVR, encoded by the coding sequence GTGAAAGGTGCGCTTTCCGGACTGGGCCGTGCCTTGATACGCGCTGCAGCCTTGCTGTCGTGCTCAGCCGCCGTCGCCTGCGGCGCAGAAGACGAGGGCAGCTCGACACCGTCTTTCCCTGAGAAAGATTGGAGCGCTGAAGCCGATGCTCTGCTGGAGGGCCCCGACTGGTACCGACACGGCGTGTTCTACGAAGTGTACGTGCGCTCGTTCCAGGATTCCGACGGAGACGGGATCGGTGATCTGAAGGGCCTGACGTCACGCCTAGACCAATTGAAAGGGCTCGGCGTAGACGCCATTTGGCTCATGCCGATCATGCCCACGGCGTTCAAGGACTCGGGGTACGACGTCTCGGACTACCAGGCCATCAACTCCGACTACGGAACCCTCGACGACTTCAAGGAACTGCTGACCGCCGCGCATGACCGCAAGATGCGCGTGATCATGGACCTGGTGCTCAACCACACCAGCGATCAGCACGCCTGGTTCCAGGAATCCCGCAGCAGCAAGACCAACCCCAAGGCCGATTGGTACGTCTGGTCGGACACGCCTTCCGCGCCAGACAACGGCTGCGGCACGGCGAATCCGGTTTTTGGGGACTCCGCCTGGAGCTTCGACGCCACACGTGGGCAGTACTTCTTCCACCGCTTCTATCCCGAGCAGCCGGATCTCAACTACGAGAGCCCCGAGGTCGTGCAGGGCACCCTGGACATCGCCAAGTTCTGGCTGAAACTCGGAGTGGACGGATTTCGCTGCGACGTAATCGGACTGCTCTACGAGTCGAAGGACGCTTGCGATCTGATCCCCAAAACCCAGGACTACGTCCGCAAGCTCCGACAGCTGGTCGATCAGTACCCTGGCCGTGTGCTCGCCGCCGAGCCTTCGAACCTGACGGACGCCACTGCGTACTTTGGCGACGGCCAGGACATGTTCCACTTGGCCTTCCACTTTGGCTACGGCTACTTCTGGGGCATTCCTTTCCAGACTCAGAGCGCCGACAGCATCAACGGCACCTTCGAGCAGTCCTTGGCCCAGTTTCCCGCGGGCGCGCAGGACGCGCTAGTCATTGGCTCACACGACGTTCCGCGCGCCGCCGAATCATCCCAAGGAGACGACACGCGCCAACTGCGCGCAGCGCTGATCCAGCTCACCGCCAAAGGAACTCCGTTCATCTACTACGGAGAAGAGCTCGCGCTGCGTTCGGGCAGTGAGAAGGTCGTAGACCTTCGTGATCTCGCCCGTTCCCCCATGCTGTGGGATGCCTCGGCCGGTCACGGCTTCTCGACCGGCACGCCGTGGCTCGCCTACGGCGCGCAAGCGGACACCTACAACTGGGAGAGCGAAGACGCCGCGCCGGGATCCATGCTGGCCAACTACCGCGCGCTACTAGAGCTGCGCCGGGGTCGCGCGGTGTGGGGCACGGGGGAGATGGAGCTGCTGGAAACGGGGTCGAGCGCCGTGTTCGCCCTCCGTCGTGAGGACGACTTCATGAGCTACGTCTCTGCCGTGAACATGACGGAGGAGCCGCAGCGGGTCGACGTCACCACGAATCCGCCCACCCGCGCGGCCCGCGTGTTCGGCAGTGGCAAGCTCACGCCCACATCCACCGGCCTACGCCTCGACCTCCCCGAAAAAGCCGCGGCCATCTTCCGCGTACGCTGA